From the Deinococcus sonorensis KR-87 genome, the window GGGCCCGGCCGCTACGACTGGGACTTTGCCGATCAGGTGATGGCCGAGATGCGGCGGCTGGACCTGGTCCCGATCCTGGACCTGCTGCACTTCGGCGTGCCGGACTGGCTCGGCAACTTCCAGAACCCCGAGCTGCCGCTGCACTTCGAGGCGTACGCCGGGCAGGTGGCCGCCCGCTACCCCTGGGTGCGCTACTACACCCCGGTCAACGAGATCTACGTGACGGCCAGGACGAGCGGACAGGACGGGCTGTGGAACGAGCAGCTGAAGAGCGGGACCGGCTTCGTGACGGCCCTCAAGCACGCGGCGGCGGCCAACATCCTGGCCTGCCACGCGATCGCCCGGCACCGCCCGGACGCGATCATCGTGCAGAGCGAGAGCGCCGAGTACCTGCATGACGGCTCCGTCGAGCAGCGCCCGGAGATCGCCCTGCAGAACCGCCTGCGCTTTCTCTCGCTGGACCTGCTGTACGCCCACGCGCCCGACGCGGACGTGTGCCTGTACCTGCTGGACAACGGCATGAGCCGCCAGGAGTACGAGTGGTTCATGGCCGGCGAGCCGCCGGGGCACCAGATCATGGGCAACGACTACTACGGGCGCAACGAGAAGATCATCAAGCCGGACGGCAGCATCTGCACCGCTGAGGACGTGTTCGGCTGGTACCAGATCACCAAGGACTACTACCAGCGCTACCGCAAGCCGATTTTCCACACCGAAACCAATGTCTTCGACGCGGATCAGGCGCCCACCTGGCTGTGGAAGCAGTGGATGAACGTGCTGCGGCTGCGCCAGGAGGGCGCGCCGGTGGTGGGCTTCACCTGGTATAGCCTGACCGACCAGATCGACTGGGACAGCGAGCTGGCCGAGCAGCGCGGCACCGTGAACGCCTGCGGGCTGTACGACCTGAACCGCAATCCGCGCCCGGTGGCGGCCGCCTACCGCAAGATCCTGGAACATTTCGGCCAGATCACGGTCGTGCCGCACGGCGAGG encodes:
- a CDS encoding family 1 glycosylhydrolase, translating into MSEGFLDIIRRVRGDAASGDQFGGASGRDGSGLPTRRPGNFMFATGIECSYPTIQNGRVRRDQLAECGHYEHWQQDLHLVKDLGLKYLRYGLPYHRMHLGPGRYDWDFADQVMAEMRRLDLVPILDLLHFGVPDWLGNFQNPELPLHFEAYAGQVAARYPWVRYYTPVNEIYVTARTSGQDGLWNEQLKSGTGFVTALKHAAAANILACHAIARHRPDAIIVQSESAEYLHDGSVEQRPEIALQNRLRFLSLDLLYAHAPDADVCLYLLDNGMSRQEYEWFMAGEPPGHQIMGNDYYGRNEKIIKPDGSICTAEDVFGWYQITKDYYQRYRKPIFHTETNVFDADQAPTWLWKQWMNVLRLRQEGAPVVGFTWYSLTDQIDWDSELAEQRGTVNACGLYDLNRNPRPVAAAYRKILEHFGQITVVPHGEVFELTDQAAELKVEV